TCGATTCCAGGTCTGTCATGCCCTGGATAACCAGCACTGAGGCTCCCTGAAAATTTCCTGCTCCATCCCTGGCTATTGCCGCAGCGCCTTCTCTGCCAGTGTTTTTGGAGATCGCTGCGTCAACATTTATCTACGTCACGTCTTCTGGTGGAGGGATCCACCTAGGCTCTTGCTGTTTGGGTCCTCTAGATGCAGCTTGATCCGGTTTAGTGAGGTCAAGGTCAGCTATATACCTTTCAACAAAACAATGTGTGGACAACGGACATTGGAACGAGTTCTCATGAAGCGCTTTCCTCCGCACATACCATATTGCCCACAAAGTTACAGCAACTCAAGTCAGATCAGTAGTCGGTATTGTTTCCGTTGCTTCTGCCCACCAGGCATGGGCATCAATCTCCTGAATGTTGTACAGGTGTTCCACCAATTCTGCTTGCTCCAGCGCCCACACACACCTGGCCAAGTTACACTCGATCAAGGAGTGCTTCCATGAGTCTTGTACACCAGAGGCCACAAGAGCTGTGCGGTGCATGTTCCTGTGAAGAAGGACATCCCCTGATGGTATAGAATTTCTAGTAAGTCTCCACAAGAAAATATGAATTTTTGAAGGGACATCTAGCTTCCAGATCGACAGCCACTCCTCGGCTCGGAGGTCTGATCTACCAGCTGTATGCTCCAAATATGCTGTTGCATGATGCTTGTGAATCACTAACATCCTATAAGCCGATCTTACTGAAAAAACATCTGACTTCTCATGGTGCCACGCCCAGAAGTCTTCCTGTTTTCTGGTACATAGAGGGATATTACCAATCGTTTCCATATCAACCGGTGTGAAGAACGTCTCCAACAGCTGCATGTCCCATGTTGCCGTTGTTGCATCAATTAACTCGCTGACCAAAATAGGGGCCGTTGCAGATATAGAGCGGACCGGCCGCAATGATCCTTCCCTAGGAAGCCAATTCATATTCCAAATCTCCGTTGATTCACCTGTCCCGATCCTGCGGATGAGGCCTTGTTTCAGCACATCTCTCCCATCAAGAATTGATCGCCAAATCCGAGATGGCCTTGGCCCCAACTGCGTGGCTAGGAAGTCTCCTGAAGGGAAATATACTGCTTTCAGAATGCGGGCGCTCAGGGAACTCCCATCCTGCAAAATCTTCCAAGCTTGTTTGGCCAGCAATGCTAAGTTAAAAAGCTCGATATCCCTAAAGCCGAGACCACCAAAAAACTTTGGTTTTGCCATATCATCCCACGAGACACAACAGGTTTTCCTCTTCCCTTCAGAACTGCCCCACCAGAAATTCCGAAGCAAGCTATTGATGTGAAGGCACAAACCTCTTGGTAATTTGAAACAGGACATCGAGTACGTCGGAATGACTTGAGCGACTGATTTTGTTAGCACCTCTTTCCCTCCTGGTGAGAGACACTGCTCCATCCATCCATGTACTCTGTTCCACACACGATCTTTTAGGTACTTGAAAGCTCCGTTTGTCGAGCTCCCAACATCAGATGGCAAGCCCAAGTATTTCTCGCTCAAAGATTCATTATTAACATCCAGAGTAACTTTTATACTGTCCCTGGTCACCTGTCGACATCCTTTTGCAAAATGGATCGAGGATTTCTCCAGGTTGATCTGTTGACCTGTGCTCGACAGTAAGTTTGCAGAACATCTCTGATCTCCATTGCATTCTCCAAATTCGCTTTGAAAAGCAGCAGGCTGTCATCTGCGAAGAGTAGGTGACCAACCATCGGAGCCGATGGTGCCACCGTAATTCCTTTGAGTACTGATGACTGAATTCTAGACTTCAATAAGCACGACAGGCCCTCTGCCACCAAAACAAAGAGGTAGGGAGAAATCAGATCACCCTGACGAATGCCCCTGGAAGGGTTAAAATTTTCGAGGCACTCACCATTGAAAAGCACCGTGAAAGATACGGATGAGACCAGCCGCATGATCATGTCCACCCATAACTGATGAAAACGCAGCTTCGTCATGATCGCATGTAGATAATTCCATTCAACTCGTTCGTACGCCTTCTTCATGTCCAATTTCAGCGCACAGAAACGCTGATCACTGGACCGCTTCTGCTTCATGAACTGCAGGCACTCATAAGCTACTATTATGTTATCTGTGATTAACCACCCCGGCACAAAGGCTGATTGCTCCTCAGAAATGATCTCTGGCAGCAACATCTTCAGTCTGTTAGCGAGAACTTTTGATGCAATCTTATATAAAACGTTGCATAAACTGATTGGTCTGAACTGACCAAGCTCCACCGGAATAATCGGAATGAGTTTTTCTTCTTCCTTAGCTTAGAATTTATGACCACATGATGAGAAGATTCATGCTTCCCTGGTGACTTTGCCATATTTTCCGGCCACAACAGCTTTATATCTACATGATGCATGATCTGATGAAGATCATGATGACATCTATTGATGCATGGTTAATCTTAATCTGCTGGACTAAAAATGAAAATAATTCTGTGCTGGAAATAAATCATGTTTAGGTGAAAATCATGTGATAGATGTGTAAGTATATTCTTTATTTGGGTCTGGAAATGACAGACCAAATACTATGCCAACATGGAAGCAGCATGAATCTTCTCATCATGTGCTTATAAATTCTACATATTTTCTCAAAATAAAAAATCATAGGACACATGTAGCTATATGTCCTCCGAAACAAATGACCATATAAAGAAGTGTTATTCACAAACAAAGAAAGGAACAAATAGAATGGGTTAGAATTTATTTTGTACAGATTGAATTGTATAGCTATGACTGGCTTGCATATCCGATCAGTTCATCAATAGTACACCATCGAGCACTTGAGCCTCACTTCCACGGGCATCCCTGGTGGAGGGGGTATGCCCCCCATCTTCACCACAGCCCTAGCGAAGTCCTTGGCGAACGCCTCGGAATCCTTGCTGTACATCTCCAGCAGATGGTCCAGCGGCCCACCGCAGCCGTAGAGCGCCTGGTCGGAGGTGAGGAGGCCGCGCCGCACAACCAGGTCCTTGTAGTAGGCGTTGTCGAACCTCATCGGCGTCTGCTCGTCGAATGGCGTCGCATCGTCACCGGCCTGGCACGTCCGCCGGCGAAGCTCCGTGAACGAGGGGTCAATGTCAGCGCTGCCCTCCCCGTCGTTTCCGTAGACGCGGTCCTTGTAGTGGAGGCACCGCGCCGTGTCGATGGTGTGCGTGCCCGAGAGCGCGGTCATGTCGCGGGCCTCGAGGCTGTACTCCGCGAACTTGATGATGAGGCTGGTCACGTTCTCGTGCGGGCTGGGGAGGTCATTCTCGGTGGTATCCCTGTCGGCGCCGCGCGAGTCCTTGTGGCCGAGCTGCACGTTCCACGTCGGTCCCTCGAGCAGGGCGACGGCGTCCCGGGAGGCCAGAGCGAGGATGTCGGCGCAGGAGACGGTGGCCGGGCAGGAGTGCTCGAGGTGGGACTTGATCTCGTCGATGATGTCGAAGCCGCAAAGCGAGTCGTTGGGCTCGGCGTCCTTCTCGCTCTTGACGAAGGGCGTGGCGTCGTCGAGGAGGACCGAGACTACAGCCGCTTCACCGGCTGCCTTCGTGCGTGTACCGGCTCCCGCGCTTCTACTATACGCGTGTGCACGCGCCATCGTTCCGCTGGTGTTGGCACGGTCTCTGGTCATCAAGCACGCTCGTGCTTCGTGGCGACGGCGTCAAGATGAAGAAAAGATCGAAGCAGATTATCGCCAAGCGCTTAGGACAAATTAGCACGGACATACTACCTCACTAGTAGTTTTTTCTGACGGTCTAATTGGCATTATACTGCGGGTTTGAGTATCCGCCAGGAACTCTGCCAGCACAAATTGCTGTAATTTTAGTAGAATTGGCTCATTAACAAATTCACAAATTCTAAtaaatctcaaaggcccatgCGTGCAAGAGGAAATGGTTCAAATTTAGTCCcaccaccttgctagtggaggagggggatgaccaACATAAATATGTAAATTCTTTCCACTCCTCTAAGTTATGTGATGGGGGAGGGAAGAGAAACACCACACACACGAGCACGCCACATTTCGCCTCACCGGG
The genomic region above belongs to Panicum hallii strain FIL2 chromosome 4, PHallii_v3.1, whole genome shotgun sequence and contains:
- the LOC112890385 gene encoding lignin-forming anionic peroxidase-like, giving the protein MARAHAYSRSAGAGTRTKAAGEAAVVSVLLDDATPFVKSEKDAEPNDSLCGFDIIDEIKSHLEHSCPATVSCADILALASRDAVALLEGPTWNVQLGHKDSRGADRDTTENDLPSPHENVTSLIIKFAEYSLEARDMTALSGTHTIDTARCLHYKDRVYGNDGEGSADIDPSFTELRRRTCQAGDDATPFDEQTPMRFDNAYYKDLVVRRGLLTSDQALYGCGGPLDHLLEMYSKDSEAFAKDFARAVVKMGGIPPPPGMPVEVRLKCSMVYY